In Promicromonospora sp. Populi, one genomic interval encodes:
- a CDS encoding C40 family peptidase, whose translation MMSWASQGVSITRTSRSQYLAVGKVDYGSLRPGDLIFYGSDPSDPSSIYHVAMYTGDGMMIEATLPGYPLSENPLRLAGAMPYAGRP comes from the coding sequence ATGATGTCGTGGGCGAGCCAGGGGGTGAGCATCACGCGGACTTCGCGGTCGCAGTACCTGGCGGTCGGCAAGGTGGACTACGGGTCGCTGCGGCCCGGGGACCTGATCTTCTACGGTTCGGACCCGAGCGACCCGTCGTCGATCTATCACGTGGCCATGTACACGGGCGACGGCATGATGATCGAGGCGACGCTGCCGGGGTACCCGCTCTCCGAGAACCCGCTGCGCCTGGCGGGCGCGATGCCCTACGCGGGCCGCCCGTAG
- the tilS gene encoding tRNA lysidine(34) synthetase TilS yields the protein MARVDPAVAAARNAVRAELAGLGPDGVVLVACSGGADSLALAAVLAFEARRVGRSVRSRGHTVRAGAVVVDHGLQAGSADVAERAAEQCRSLGLDPVLIRRTGPMLDDGGPEAAARGARYTALAAAAGETGAALVLLGHTLDDQAEQVLLGLARGAGARSLAGMPRARGIFRRPFLGLRRAQTEAVCAASGLEFWTDPTNLLPDDARSPRPQGRGGAPFTPLRSQVRGRLLPVLEETLGPGVVEALGRTADQLRDDADALEALAADLLEEAQVPDRPGETVIDVAVLEGAPAAVRRRALRMAALGAGCPPTDTTARHVDALDALVVSWAGQGPVHLPNGAQARRAYGRLFLRAAPPGIPDGKTGVLPPSATQE from the coding sequence GTGGCCCGGGTCGACCCCGCCGTCGCCGCCGCCCGGAACGCGGTCCGGGCGGAGCTGGCCGGGCTCGGCCCGGACGGCGTGGTGCTGGTCGCCTGCTCCGGCGGTGCGGACAGCCTCGCGCTCGCCGCGGTGCTCGCGTTCGAGGCCCGGCGGGTCGGTCGCTCGGTGCGGTCGCGCGGGCACACCGTCCGGGCGGGCGCAGTGGTCGTGGACCACGGCCTGCAGGCCGGGTCCGCCGACGTCGCCGAGCGGGCCGCCGAGCAGTGCCGGTCGCTCGGGCTGGACCCGGTCCTGATCCGCCGGACCGGGCCCATGCTCGACGACGGCGGGCCGGAGGCGGCCGCCCGGGGCGCCCGGTACACCGCGCTGGCGGCGGCCGCAGGGGAGACCGGCGCGGCCCTGGTGCTGCTCGGGCACACCCTCGACGACCAGGCGGAACAGGTGCTGCTCGGGCTCGCCCGGGGCGCCGGGGCGCGCTCGCTGGCGGGGATGCCGCGCGCGCGGGGAATCTTCCGCCGGCCGTTCCTGGGCCTGCGGCGGGCGCAGACCGAGGCGGTGTGCGCGGCGTCGGGCCTGGAGTTCTGGACGGACCCGACCAACCTGCTGCCGGACGACGCCCGGTCCCCGCGACCGCAGGGTCGGGGCGGGGCGCCGTTCACGCCGCTGCGCTCGCAGGTGCGGGGGCGGCTGCTGCCCGTGCTGGAGGAGACGCTGGGCCCGGGCGTCGTCGAGGCCCTGGGCCGCACCGCAGACCAGCTCCGCGACGACGCGGACGCCCTGGAAGCCCTAGCGGCCGACCTCCTGGAAGAGGCGCAGGTTCCCGACCGCCCTGGAGAGACGGTCATTGATGTCGCTGTGCTTGAGGGGGCGCCGGCGGCGGTTCGGCGGCGGGCGCTGCGGATGGCCGCGCTCGGCGCGGGGTGTCCACCGACCGACACCACCGCGCGGCACGTCGACGCGCTGGACGCGCTCGTCGTGTCGTGGGCCGGCCAAGGACCCGTCCACCTCCCGAACGGCGCACAGGCCCGTCGCGCGTATGGCAGGCTTTTCCTGCGCGCCGCGCCGCCGGGGATCCCGGACGGCAAGACCGGCGTCCTGCCCCCCAGCGCAACCCAGGAGTGA
- the dacB gene encoding D-alanyl-D-alanine carboxypeptidase/D-alanyl-D-alanine-endopeptidase: MTIERMPMEWGLRSGAAIAAVVAVFGGYLVADSYDVVPGMLTTAAPWPQPSPFPSAPGAVEGPDPAALLTELPDDAPIPDSIEMQRLVTSLANDDRLGSRIGVVVADGSSGEVLGSSSPDQLMTPASTQKLFTGVAALSSSSLASSTLDTRAVLVDDNTVVLVGGGDMMLSEGAGDPDAVNGRAGLADLAQQVAAKVLVTGTTEVRVALDDTLFTGDDVAPTVATPDIAAGYIAPVSSVGINVGLLSDEYTDNGPRASNPGSYAAEAFSAALEEQGLTTVGAVVDANAPDDALLLGEVSSAPLAEVVGFAMQYSDNTITEVLGRLVAVDAGLPGSNDGATQAVIASAQRLGIDMTGARLRDCSGLGDGSYLGAQQLVDLLEVMVDPEQPELRSDAAGMPIAGLTGTLASRFTGTNPARGLARAKTGSLPRVRALAGTVVTADNRLLVFSILADAIPANQSVGATSIYDGFVGDLAAYSVQG, from the coding sequence ATGACGATCGAGAGGATGCCCATGGAGTGGGGGTTGCGCTCCGGCGCTGCCATCGCCGCGGTCGTCGCAGTGTTCGGCGGCTACCTGGTCGCCGACTCGTACGACGTCGTTCCCGGCATGCTCACCACAGCCGCCCCGTGGCCCCAGCCCAGCCCCTTCCCGTCCGCGCCCGGCGCCGTCGAGGGACCTGATCCCGCCGCGCTCCTCACCGAGCTCCCGGACGACGCGCCGATCCCGGACAGCATCGAGATGCAGCGCCTGGTGACCAGCCTGGCCAACGACGACCGGCTCGGCTCACGCATCGGCGTGGTGGTCGCCGACGGGAGCTCGGGCGAGGTGCTCGGCTCGTCCAGCCCGGACCAGCTCATGACCCCCGCGTCCACGCAGAAGCTGTTCACCGGCGTCGCAGCGCTCTCGTCGTCGTCCCTGGCGAGCTCGACCCTGGACACCAGGGCCGTCCTCGTGGACGACAACACGGTGGTGCTGGTCGGCGGCGGCGACATGATGCTCTCAGAGGGCGCGGGCGACCCGGACGCGGTCAACGGCCGGGCCGGCCTGGCCGACCTCGCACAACAGGTCGCCGCCAAGGTGCTGGTCACGGGCACCACCGAGGTGCGGGTCGCGCTCGACGACACGCTCTTCACCGGCGACGACGTCGCGCCGACCGTCGCGACCCCCGACATCGCGGCGGGCTACATCGCGCCGGTCTCGTCCGTCGGGATCAACGTCGGCCTGCTCTCCGACGAGTACACCGACAACGGCCCCCGCGCGTCCAACCCAGGCAGCTACGCCGCCGAAGCCTTCTCCGCGGCCCTCGAGGAGCAGGGGCTCACGACCGTCGGCGCCGTGGTCGACGCGAACGCCCCGGACGACGCGCTCCTGCTCGGCGAGGTCAGCTCCGCCCCGCTCGCCGAGGTCGTCGGGTTCGCCATGCAGTACTCCGACAACACGATCACCGAGGTCCTGGGGCGCCTCGTCGCCGTGGACGCCGGCCTGCCCGGCTCCAACGACGGCGCTACGCAGGCCGTGATCGCGAGCGCGCAGCGGCTCGGCATCGACATGACGGGCGCCCGGCTGCGGGACTGCTCCGGTCTCGGGGACGGCTCGTACCTGGGCGCACAGCAGCTGGTGGACCTGCTCGAGGTGATGGTCGACCCCGAGCAACCGGAGCTGCGCAGCGACGCCGCCGGCATGCCGATCGCCGGCCTGACCGGGACGCTCGCCAGCAGGTTCACGGGCACGAACCCCGCCCGGGGCCTGGCCCGCGCCAAGACCGGCAGCCTCCCCAGAGTGCGTGCGCTCGCCGGGACGGTCGTCACGGCCGACAACCGGCTCCTCGTCTTCTCGATCCTCGCCGACGCGATCCCGGCCAACCAGTCAGTGGGCGCCACGTCGATCTACGACGGCTTCGTCGGTGACCTCGCGGCGTACTCGGTCCAGGGCTGA
- a CDS encoding inorganic diphosphatase: MEFDVTIEIPKGQRNKYEVDHETGRIRLDRMLFTSTRYPDDYGFIEGTLGEDGDPLDALVLLEEPTFPGCLIKCRALGMFRMRDEAGGDDKVLCVPTGDQRAAWRQDIDDVSDFHRLEIQHFFEVYKDLEPGKSVEGAHWVGRSDAEAEIVRSIQRAEDTGYYAKH; this comes from the coding sequence GTGGAGTTCGACGTCACGATCGAGATCCCCAAGGGTCAGCGGAACAAGTACGAGGTGGATCACGAGACCGGACGCATCCGCCTCGACCGCATGCTCTTCACCTCGACGCGCTACCCGGACGACTACGGCTTCATCGAGGGCACCCTCGGTGAGGACGGCGACCCCCTGGACGCGCTCGTCCTGCTGGAGGAGCCCACGTTCCCCGGCTGCCTGATCAAGTGCCGCGCGCTCGGCATGTTCCGCATGCGCGACGAGGCCGGCGGCGACGACAAGGTGCTCTGCGTACCGACCGGTGACCAGCGCGCCGCGTGGCGCCAGGACATCGACGACGTCTCGGACTTCCACCGCCTGGAGATCCAGCACTTCTTCGAGGTCTACAAGGACCTCGAGCCGGGCAAGTCCGTCGAAGGTGCCCACTGGGTGGGCCGCTCCGACGCCGAGGCCGAGATCGTTCGCTCGATCCAGCGCGCCGAGGACACCGGCTACTACGCCAAGCACTGA
- the hpt gene encoding hypoxanthine phosphoribosyltransferase: MDQSDVGPDLAEILLSEEQLTKKLDEMAAQIDADYAGKDLLLVGVLKGAVMVMADLSRRLHHKAQMDWMAVSSYGSGTKSSGVVRILKDLDSDLTGRNVLIVEDVIDSGLTLSWLVSNLRSRGPESVEIASMLRKPDAAQADVDVKYLGFDIPNEFVVGYGLDYAENYRNLPFVATLAPHVYGG; this comes from the coding sequence GTGGACCAGTCCGACGTCGGCCCCGATCTCGCAGAGATCCTGCTCTCCGAGGAACAGCTCACCAAGAAGCTCGACGAGATGGCTGCCCAGATCGACGCGGACTACGCGGGCAAGGACCTGCTCCTGGTCGGCGTGCTCAAGGGCGCGGTGATGGTCATGGCCGACCTGTCCCGCCGTCTGCACCACAAGGCGCAGATGGACTGGATGGCGGTGTCCTCGTACGGCTCGGGCACCAAGTCCTCCGGCGTGGTCCGCATCCTCAAGGACCTCGACTCGGACCTGACCGGTCGTAATGTGCTGATCGTCGAGGACGTCATCGACTCGGGCCTCACGCTGTCCTGGCTGGTGTCGAACCTGCGCTCGCGCGGACCGGAGTCCGTCGAGATCGCCTCGATGCTGCGCAAGCCGGACGCGGCGCAGGCGGACGTGGACGTGAAGTACCTGGGCTTCGACATCCCCAACGAGTTCGTCGTGGGCTACGGCCTGGACTACGCGGAGAACTATCGGAACCTGCCGTTCGTTGCCACCCTGGCACCGCACGTCTACGGCGGCTGA
- a CDS encoding bifunctional o-acetylhomoserine/o-acetylserine sulfhydrylase, producing MTQPQWSFETRQIHAGQQPDPTTGARALPIYQTTSFVFPDAGVAADRFALKDLGPIYTRIGNPTQQVVEDRIASLEGGVGALLVASGQAAESLAILNIAEAGDHVVASASLYGGTYNLLHHTLPKFGIETTFVDDPHDLDAWRAAVRPNTKLFFGETIPNPRSDVLNIEGVAAVAHESGVPLVVDNTVATPYLIRPFEFGADIVVHSATKYLGGHGSAIGGVIVDAGTFDYATDPERFPGFNTPDPSYNGLVFARDLGVGSALGANLAFILKARVQLLRDLGAAISPFNAFLLAQGIETLSLRIERHVANAQHVAEWLEARDDVGSVHYAGLPSSPWYQNAQKYTPKGAGAVLAFELDGGADAGQAFVSALELHSNVANIGDVRSLVIHPASTTHSQLTPDEQALSGVTPGLVRLAVGLENVEDILADLELGFTAAKNLLGDETS from the coding sequence ATGACTCAGCCCCAGTGGTCGTTCGAGACCCGCCAGATCCACGCCGGCCAGCAGCCGGATCCCACCACGGGCGCACGTGCGCTGCCGATCTACCAGACCACGTCGTTCGTGTTCCCCGACGCCGGGGTCGCGGCGGACCGGTTCGCCCTGAAGGACCTCGGCCCCATCTACACCCGCATCGGCAACCCCACGCAGCAGGTGGTGGAGGACCGCATCGCGAGCCTGGAGGGCGGCGTCGGCGCGCTCCTGGTGGCCTCGGGCCAGGCCGCCGAGTCCCTCGCGATCCTCAACATCGCCGAGGCGGGCGACCACGTCGTCGCCTCCGCGAGCCTGTACGGGGGCACGTACAACCTGCTGCACCACACGCTCCCCAAGTTCGGCATCGAGACCACGTTCGTGGACGACCCGCACGACCTCGACGCCTGGCGCGCCGCCGTCCGCCCGAACACCAAGCTGTTCTTCGGCGAGACCATCCCGAACCCGCGCTCCGACGTGCTCAACATCGAGGGTGTCGCCGCGGTGGCGCACGAGTCGGGCGTCCCGCTGGTCGTCGACAACACGGTGGCCACGCCGTACCTCATCCGCCCGTTCGAGTTCGGCGCCGACATCGTGGTGCACTCGGCCACGAAGTACCTGGGCGGCCACGGCAGCGCGATCGGCGGCGTGATCGTCGACGCCGGCACGTTCGACTACGCGACCGACCCGGAGCGCTTCCCAGGGTTCAACACGCCCGACCCGAGCTACAACGGCCTGGTCTTCGCGCGGGACCTCGGCGTCGGCTCGGCACTGGGCGCCAACCTGGCGTTCATCCTCAAGGCCCGGGTCCAGCTCCTGCGCGACCTCGGCGCCGCGATCTCGCCGTTCAACGCCTTCCTGCTGGCCCAGGGCATCGAGACGTTGTCGCTACGCATCGAGCGGCACGTCGCCAACGCCCAGCACGTCGCGGAATGGCTGGAGGCCCGGGACGACGTGGGCTCGGTCCACTACGCGGGCCTGCCGAGCTCGCCCTGGTACCAGAACGCGCAGAAGTACACCCCCAAGGGCGCGGGCGCGGTGCTCGCCTTCGAGCTCGACGGCGGGGCCGACGCCGGCCAGGCCTTCGTCTCGGCGCTGGAGCTGCACTCCAACGTGGCGAACATCGGCGACGTCCGATCGCTCGTGATCCACCCCGCGTCCACCACGCACTCGCAGCTCACCCCGGACGAGCAGGCCCTGTCGGGCGTCACGCCCGGCCTGGTCCGCCTCGCGGTGGGCCTGGAGAACGTGGAGGACATCCTGGCCGACCTGGAGCTCGGCTTCACCGCCGCCAAGAACCTTCTGGGCGACGAGACAAGCTGA
- a CDS encoding discoidin domain-containing protein, whose product MRRHLRLLAAAATAASLLTLGVLTQVTTAAAADAPLSQGRTVTTSSTEFDWSTGANAVDGDPGTRWSSTAADNQWIRVDLGSVQAIDRVVLDWEAAYASGFRIETSADGAAWSTIYSTTTGTGGDQNLDVDGSGRYLRLWVTQRATQWGVSLWELQAFGPGDVLPGDTSLLSYNKAGSASSSQHDGTCWLCAADKALDLDPASRWAVSPDTGWVDEGWIAVDLGAAAHISSVVLQWDPAFATAFDIEVSDDGTTWRTVHTTTGGTGFKQTIPLDADGRHVRVHMRDRSGPYGYSLWEFQVYGTGGAPNTPPAEPADPDFDNLELVWSDEFNAAAGTPANASKWTIDPGLPANNELEVYTPSGNGFHDGQGNFVLEARREDNQGRQYTSHRMNTSGTFNTQYGRFEARVELPEGRGLWPAFWMMGSDFLDGRPWPYNGEIDIMEFIGQDPINAHSTLHAPAYNGGNGYGGAYTLPDGSKISEGFHTWAAEWDSEGIQFSLDGRDVFYADRDTVESTRGPWVYDHDFYMILNLAVGGDWPGPPDATTPFPSRLLVDYVRVYQ is encoded by the coding sequence ATGCGCAGACACCTACGCCTGCTCGCGGCGGCCGCCACCGCCGCATCCCTCCTCACCCTGGGTGTGCTCACCCAGGTCACCACCGCAGCAGCCGCCGACGCGCCGCTCTCCCAGGGCCGGACGGTCACCACGTCCAGCACCGAGTTCGACTGGAGCACGGGTGCCAACGCCGTCGACGGCGACCCGGGCACCCGCTGGTCCAGCACCGCCGCCGACAACCAGTGGATCCGCGTCGACCTGGGTTCCGTCCAGGCGATCGACCGGGTGGTCCTCGACTGGGAGGCCGCGTACGCGTCCGGCTTCCGGATCGAGACGTCGGCCGACGGCGCCGCCTGGTCCACCATCTACTCCACCACCACCGGCACGGGCGGGGACCAGAACCTCGACGTCGACGGCAGCGGCCGCTACCTGCGCCTCTGGGTCACCCAGCGGGCCACCCAGTGGGGCGTCTCCCTGTGGGAGCTGCAGGCCTTCGGCCCGGGCGACGTGCTGCCCGGCGACACCTCCCTCCTGTCGTACAACAAGGCCGGCAGCGCCTCCAGCTCGCAGCACGACGGCACGTGCTGGCTCTGCGCCGCCGACAAGGCGCTCGACCTCGACCCGGCCAGCCGCTGGGCCGTCAGCCCCGACACGGGCTGGGTGGACGAGGGCTGGATCGCCGTCGACCTCGGTGCGGCCGCGCACATCAGCAGCGTGGTGCTGCAGTGGGACCCGGCGTTCGCCACCGCGTTCGACATCGAGGTGTCCGACGACGGCACCACCTGGCGCACCGTGCACACCACCACGGGCGGTACCGGCTTCAAGCAGACCATCCCGCTCGACGCCGACGGCCGGCACGTGCGGGTGCACATGCGCGACCGGAGCGGCCCCTACGGCTACTCGCTGTGGGAGTTCCAGGTCTACGGCACCGGTGGCGCACCCAACACGCCGCCGGCCGAGCCCGCCGACCCGGACTTCGACAACCTCGAGCTGGTGTGGAGCGACGAGTTCAACGCCGCCGCCGGCACCCCCGCGAACGCGAGCAAGTGGACCATCGACCCCGGCCTGCCGGCCAACAACGAGCTGGAGGTCTACACCCCGAGCGGCAACGGGTTCCACGACGGCCAGGGCAACTTTGTGCTGGAGGCCCGCCGCGAGGACAACCAGGGCCGGCAGTACACGTCGCACCGCATGAACACCTCGGGCACGTTCAACACCCAGTACGGCCGGTTCGAGGCCCGGGTGGAGCTTCCCGAGGGCCGGGGCCTGTGGCCGGCGTTCTGGATGATGGGCTCCGACTTCCTGGACGGCCGTCCGTGGCCGTACAACGGGGAGATCGACATCATGGAGTTCATCGGCCAGGACCCGATCAACGCCCACTCCACCCTGCACGCTCCGGCGTACAACGGCGGCAACGGCTACGGCGGGGCGTACACCCTGCCCGACGGCTCGAAGATCTCGGAAGGCTTCCACACCTGGGCAGCCGAGTGGGACAGCGAAGGCATCCAGTTCTCGCTCGACGGCCGTGACGTCTTCTACGCGGACCGGGACACCGTGGAGTCCACCCGAGGCCCGTGGGTCTACGACCACGACTTCTACATGATCCTCAACCTCGCGGTCGGCGGTGACTGGCCCGGCCCGCCGGACGCCACCACCCCCTTCCCGTCCCGCCTCCTGGTGGACTACGTCCGCGTCTATCAATAA
- a CDS encoding zinc-dependent metalloprotease, producing the protein MTQASTAPQVVDWSAAAQIAGRLAAPGPQAPRDELAALVGGLREAAGDAVGPVLETTGMTPAAPGDPGAGGGTTLSPVAVVDRATWARANTQSMAVMTDGIRAVVAEVSKGATSPGAQIAGAAEIGAVLALLSGRVLGQFDPYTGSGRLLLVAPNVFQAEQALRVPVRDFRLWVCLHEQTHALQFAAAPWLAEHLGDRTRGLVAGMARTSAELAKARFDKKIVAIGRNVLATLRGENGTLLDGMLDHEQKEELADITAVMALLEGHADVMMDAVGPRVVPSVRRIRARFERRRDGEGRTTFDVVVQKLLGMDAKLAQYRDGAVFVRAVERSVGRDGLNAVWAAPENLPTAREIADARAWVRRVHG; encoded by the coding sequence GTGACCCAGGCCTCCACAGCCCCGCAGGTAGTCGACTGGTCGGCGGCAGCACAGATCGCCGGGCGGCTCGCCGCCCCCGGGCCGCAAGCCCCCCGGGACGAGCTGGCCGCCCTGGTGGGTGGTCTGCGCGAGGCGGCGGGGGACGCCGTCGGGCCCGTGCTGGAGACCACCGGCATGACGCCGGCCGCGCCGGGTGATCCGGGTGCAGGCGGCGGCACGACGCTGAGCCCGGTCGCGGTGGTGGACCGGGCGACCTGGGCCCGGGCCAACACGCAGTCGATGGCGGTCATGACCGACGGGATCCGCGCGGTCGTCGCCGAGGTGTCCAAGGGGGCCACCTCGCCCGGCGCCCAGATCGCCGGCGCCGCCGAGATCGGGGCCGTCCTCGCGCTGCTCAGCGGGCGGGTGCTGGGTCAGTTCGACCCCTACACCGGGTCTGGCCGGCTCCTGCTCGTGGCGCCCAACGTGTTCCAGGCGGAGCAGGCGCTGCGTGTCCCGGTGCGCGACTTCCGCCTGTGGGTGTGTCTGCACGAGCAGACGCACGCCCTGCAGTTCGCCGCGGCGCCCTGGCTCGCGGAACACCTCGGCGACCGCACGCGGGGCCTGGTTGCGGGCATGGCCCGGACCTCGGCGGAGCTGGCCAAGGCCCGGTTCGACAAGAAGATCGTCGCCATCGGGCGGAACGTGCTCGCCACCCTGCGGGGTGAGAACGGGACCCTGCTGGACGGCATGCTTGACCACGAGCAGAAGGAGGAGCTCGCCGACATCACCGCCGTCATGGCGCTCCTGGAGGGGCACGCGGACGTGATGATGGACGCCGTCGGGCCGCGGGTGGTGCCGTCCGTGCGCCGCATCCGCGCGCGGTTCGAGCGGCGTCGCGACGGCGAGGGGCGCACCACCTTCGACGTGGTGGTGCAGAAGCTGCTCGGGATGGACGCGAAGCTCGCGCAGTACCGCGACGGTGCCGTGTTCGTGCGCGCCGTGGAGCGGTCGGTAGGCCGCGACGGGCTCAACGCCGTGTGGGCCGCCCCCGAGAACCTGCCGACCGCCCGCGAGATCGCCGACGCCCGGGCCTGGGTGCGGAGGGTGCACGGATGA
- a CDS encoding homoserine O-acetyltransferase, translating into MAITTPRAAHGSPDPRVEASRSRSKPPVPASGAWREGDDPGHRQFADVGELALEAGGRLPAVRVAYETWGTLNADGSNAVLVLHALTGDSHVTGDAGPGHVTDGWWAQMVGPGRPIDTDRYFVVAPNVLGGCQGTTGPSSTAQDGLPWGGRFPYVTTRDQVLVEIALTRALGIRSWELVIGASMGGLRVLEWALLGPEAGIEVRNVAAIATTAQTSGDQIAWAHPQLAAIRVDPRFRGGDYYDAADGDGPHTGLGIARQIAHTTYRSSRELDQRFGRLPQGGEDPFAGGRFAVQSYLDHHGDKLARRFDANSYLVLTESMLSHDLGRDRGGVEAALSQVTARALVVAVDSDRLFPPTQSARLAQWIPRAETLRIVTSDVGHDGFLVEADQIGPMVGEFLAG; encoded by the coding sequence ATGGCCATCACCACCCCGAGGGCCGCTCACGGATCCCCGGACCCTCGGGTCGAGGCTTCCCGCTCCCGGAGCAAGCCGCCGGTCCCCGCGAGCGGCGCCTGGCGGGAGGGCGACGACCCCGGTCACCGGCAGTTCGCCGACGTCGGCGAGCTCGCCCTGGAGGCCGGCGGGCGGCTGCCCGCCGTGCGTGTGGCCTACGAGACGTGGGGCACACTGAACGCCGACGGCTCCAACGCCGTGCTGGTGCTGCACGCCCTTACTGGCGACTCGCACGTGACCGGCGACGCCGGACCGGGACACGTGACCGACGGGTGGTGGGCCCAGATGGTCGGCCCGGGCCGGCCCATCGACACCGACCGGTACTTCGTGGTGGCGCCCAACGTGCTGGGCGGCTGTCAGGGCACCACTGGCCCGTCGTCGACGGCGCAGGACGGGCTGCCGTGGGGCGGCCGGTTCCCCTACGTCACGACGCGCGACCAGGTGCTCGTGGAGATCGCGCTGACCCGTGCGCTCGGCATCCGGTCGTGGGAGCTCGTGATCGGCGCCTCGATGGGCGGCCTGCGGGTGCTCGAGTGGGCGCTGCTGGGGCCGGAGGCCGGGATCGAGGTGCGGAACGTCGCCGCCATCGCCACCACCGCCCAGACCAGCGGGGACCAGATCGCGTGGGCGCACCCGCAGCTCGCTGCGATCCGCGTGGACCCCCGCTTCCGCGGCGGCGACTACTACGACGCGGCCGACGGCGACGGCCCGCACACCGGACTCGGCATCGCGCGGCAGATCGCGCACACGACCTACCGGTCCAGCCGCGAGCTGGACCAGCGCTTCGGGCGCCTGCCGCAGGGCGGCGAGGACCCGTTCGCGGGCGGCCGGTTCGCCGTGCAGTCCTACCTGGACCACCACGGCGACAAGCTCGCGCGCCGGTTCGACGCCAACTCCTACCTGGTGCTCACCGAGTCGATGCTGTCGCACGACCTGGGCCGCGACCGCGGCGGTGTCGAGGCGGCGCTCAGCCAGGTCACCGCCCGGGCGCTCGTGGTGGCGGTGGACAGCGACCGCCTGTTCCCGCCCACGCAGTCCGCGCGGCTCGCGCAGTGGATCCCGCGAGCGGAGACGCTGCGGATCGTCACCAGCGACGTGGGCCACGACGGGTTCCTGGTCGAGGCGGACCAGATCGGCCCGATGGTGGGTGAGTTCCTGGCCGGGTAG
- a CDS encoding VOC family protein, with amino-acid sequence MVKLNPYLSFVDSAKDALNFYQSVLGGDLNISTFGEMPSEEMPLPPEVNDLVMHGSLETPNGLTIMAADTPPGMEYAAATSGVTVALTGSSADTDYVAAAFEKLSDGASNVMPFEVAPWGDRYGALTDKFGISWMFDVGTPESEARWAEQGGTPG; translated from the coding sequence ATGGTCAAGCTCAACCCGTACCTCAGCTTCGTGGACAGTGCCAAGGACGCCCTGAACTTCTACCAGAGCGTGCTCGGCGGAGACCTCAACATCAGCACGTTCGGCGAGATGCCGTCCGAGGAGATGCCCCTGCCGCCCGAGGTGAACGACCTCGTCATGCACGGCTCGCTCGAGACCCCGAACGGCCTGACCATCATGGCCGCCGACACCCCGCCCGGCATGGAGTACGCCGCCGCGACGAGCGGCGTCACGGTAGCCCTCACGGGCTCCTCCGCCGACACGGACTACGTCGCCGCCGCCTTCGAGAAGTTGTCGGACGGCGCCTCGAACGTCATGCCGTTCGAGGTCGCGCCGTGGGGCGACCGCTACGGGGCGCTCACCGACAAGTTCGGCATCTCCTGGATGTTCGACGTGGGCACACCCGAGTCCGAGGCCCGGTGGGCGGAGCAGGGCGGGACCCCCGGGTAG
- a CDS encoding zinc-binding dehydrogenase, with translation MLAAYVTRFSSDSPLDGLEVGDRPEPEAAQHWTTVDVRAASLNHHDLWSLRGVGLREQQLPMILGTDAAGVAPDGSEVIVHGVIGGDGHGVGPEEPRSLLSERYPGTLAERVAVPTANLVPKPAELSFEEAACLPTAWLTAYNMLFTAGGLTPGDRVLVQGAGGGLATAAVTLGAAAGLEVWVTSRSAEKRERAVALGAAGAVETGARLPARVDAVLESVGQATWSHSIRSVRPGGSVLVCGATSGDASPAELTRIFFQEIRVQGVTMGSREDLGALARFCARTGVRPAIDAEVSLARAADGMARLNEGSQFGKVVVRP, from the coding sequence ATGCTCGCCGCCTACGTGACTCGCTTCTCGTCCGACAGCCCGCTCGACGGCCTGGAGGTCGGTGACCGCCCCGAACCCGAGGCCGCACAGCACTGGACCACCGTGGACGTCCGGGCCGCGAGCCTGAACCACCACGACCTGTGGTCGCTGCGCGGCGTCGGCTTGCGCGAGCAGCAGCTGCCGATGATCCTCGGTACCGACGCCGCAGGGGTGGCCCCGGACGGGTCCGAGGTGATCGTGCACGGCGTCATCGGGGGCGACGGCCACGGCGTCGGGCCGGAGGAACCGCGTTCGCTCCTCTCGGAGCGTTACCCCGGGACGCTGGCCGAGCGGGTGGCGGTGCCGACGGCGAACCTGGTGCCGAAGCCCGCCGAGCTCTCCTTCGAGGAGGCCGCGTGCCTGCCCACGGCGTGGCTCACCGCGTACAACATGCTGTTCACGGCCGGCGGCCTCACCCCGGGTGACCGCGTGCTGGTGCAGGGCGCGGGCGGCGGGCTCGCGACGGCGGCGGTCACGCTGGGTGCGGCGGCCGGCCTGGAGGTCTGGGTGACGTCGCGGTCCGCCGAGAAGCGGGAGCGGGCCGTCGCGCTGGGCGCGGCGGGCGCCGTGGAGACCGGTGCGCGCCTGCCCGCGCGGGTCGACGCGGTGCTGGAGTCGGTGGGCCAGGCGACATGGTCCCACTCGATCCGCTCGGTCCGCCCCGGCGGCTCGGTGCTGGTCTGCGGCGCGACGTCGGGTGATGCTTCCCCGGCCGAGCTGACCCGCATCTTCTTTCAGGAGATCCGCGTGCAGGGCGTCACGATGGGCTCGCGCGAGGACCTCGGCGCGCTCGCGCGGTTCTGCGCCCGGACCGGTGTGCGCCCCGCGATCGACGCCGAGGTGTCGCTCGCCCGGGCCGCCGACGGTATGGCCCGGCTGAACGAGGGCAGCCAGTTCGGCAAGGTAGTCGTCCGGCCCTGA